From Streptomyces sp. GSL17-111, one genomic window encodes:
- a CDS encoding NTP pyrophosphohydrolase → MSAPSGSGTLAPLVVVDAANVVGSVPDGWWRDRPGATRRLRDRLAAAVARGRVAGVDTPLELVLVVEGEARGVEPVAGVRVLAASGSGDDAIVSLVAAEGPGRGVVVVTADRELRARVAAEGATTVGPRGL, encoded by the coding sequence GTGTCTGCACCATCCGGAAGCGGCACGCTAGCCCCGCTGGTGGTGGTCGACGCCGCCAACGTCGTCGGCTCGGTGCCCGACGGCTGGTGGCGCGACCGCCCGGGCGCGACCCGGCGGCTGCGCGACCGGCTCGCCGCGGCGGTGGCCCGGGGACGCGTCGCCGGTGTGGACACACCCCTGGAGCTGGTGCTCGTCGTGGAGGGCGAGGCCCGGGGCGTCGAGCCGGTGGCCGGGGTCCGGGTCCTCGCGGCGTCCGGCAGCGGTGACGACGCGATCGTCTCGCTCGTCGCGGCGGAGGGCCCAGGGCGCGGCGTCGTCGTGGTGACCGCCGACCGCGAGCTGCGCGCCCGCGTCGCGGCCGAGGGCGCCACCACCGTGGGACCGCGCGGACTGTGA